CACGATTCTGAAGGACAGAAAAGGCATTGACACACCCCCTCGCAACGTTAAAACTTGGCAATGTTGGACGTAAATCCGTCGGTAAAGGAGATGTCCATGAAAAAGAAGTCGTCACGCTCGATGTGGCCGGCGCTGCGGCAGCTTTTCTCGGCTGATCTCGCAGGGCTCGGGGAGTCAGCGATGTCGGGGCGCAGCGCCGCACTCGCCCCCCGTATCAAGGATGCCGAGAAAGCTGTCGGCTCGGTCTGCCCCTACTGCGGGGTGGGGTGCGGTCAGAAGGTGTACGTGAAGGACGGGAAGATCATGGACATCGAGGGGGACTACGACTCCCCGATCTCGGGAGGGTGCCTCTGCCCGAAGGGGGCGGCCGCCATGCAGCTCGTGACCGGGACGCACCGGGTGGACACGGTGCTGTACCGCCCCCCGCACGGCAGGAGATGGGAGAAGATCCCGCTGGAGCGCGCCCTGGACATGGTGGCGCAACGGGTGAAAAAGACCCGGGACGAGAATTGGGAGGAGCTGCACGAGCAGGGGCACCCGCTGCGGCGCACCCTCGGCATCGCGCACCTCGGCGGGGCGACCCTCGACAACGAGGAAAACTACCTCATCAAGAAGCTCTTCTGCTCCCTCGGGATCATACAGGTGGAGAACCAGGCCCGTATCTGACACTCCTCCACGGTCCCCGGTCTGGGGACCTCCTTCGGCAGGGGGGGCGCCACCACTTTCCAGCAGGACCTGCAAAATTCCGATTGCATCGTCATCGAAGGGTCCAATATGGCGGAGTGCCATCCGGTGGGGTTTAGGTGGGTGATGGAAGCAAAGCGCCGCGGCGCGAAGATAATCCACATCGACCCGCGCTTCACCCGCACCAGCGCAGTCTCCGACATCTACGTCCCGATCCGTGCCGGAAGCGACATCGCCTTCCTCGGTGGGCTCATAAACTACATCATCGAAAACGACCTGTGGTTCCACGAGTACGTGGAGAACTACACGAATGCCTCCGCCATCGTCGACCCGAAGTACCGCGACACCGACGAGCTGGACGGTCTTTTCAGCGGCTGGGACGAGGAGAAGGGGCAGTACGATCCGGAGAGCTGGCAGTACCGCGGCGTGCAGCTCGCGCCGGCGGCCGGGCACCGGGAGATGTTCTCGGGGGAGCCGCGTTCCGAGCGAGGCGCGAGCATCTCCGCTGAGGAGCACGACGACACCCTGCAGGACCCGAACTGCGTCTTCCAGATCGTTAAGCGCCACTATTCCCGCTACACCCCGGAGATGGTGGAAAGAATAACAGGCATCCCGCAGGACCTCTTCCTGACGGTGGCAAAGACCCTGTGCGAAAACTCCGGACGGGAGCGCACCAGCGCCTTCTGCTACGCTGTCGGGTGGACGCAGCATTCGGTCGGAGTCCAGTACATCCGCTGTGCCTCCATCGTGCAACTCCTTCTGGGGAACATCGGCCGCCCGGGGGGAGGGATCATGGCGCTGCGGGGGCACTCGTCCATACAGGGCTCCACAGACATCCCCACCCTCTACAACATGCTCCCCGGCTACCTCCCGATGCCGAAGGCCTCCTACGACACGGAACTCAAGAAGTACATCGAATACAACGAGTCCGCCTCCGGCTGGTGGAGCGACTTCGGAAAGTACATCGTCTCGCTTCTGAAGGCGTGGTACGGGAGTGCTGCCACCGCCGGGAACGACTGGTGCTACGACTATCTCCCCCACATAAGCGGCGACCACTCCCATATGGTGACCGTTTCCGCCATGGCGGACGGCGTTGTGAAGGGGTACTTCGTGATGGGGCAGAACCCGGCGGTGGGATCGATGAACAACGCCCTGCAGCGGAAAGGGCTGCGCGCCCTCGAATGGCTCGTGGTGCGCGATTTCGCTCCCACGGAGACCGCGGAGTTCTGGCGCATCGGGCCGGAGTTCGACCGCGGCGAGGTGAGGTCGCGCGACATCGCCACGGAGGTCTTCTTCTTCCCCTGTGCGGCCCACACGGAAAAGGACGGCTCATTTACCAACACGCAGCGACTCCTGCAGTGGCACCACAAGGCAGTGGAGCCGCCGGGGGACTGCCGCAGCGACCTGCACTTCATCTACCATCTCGGCAAACGGCTGAAGGAGTTGTACGCCGGCTCGACCGAAAAGAAGGACCGCCCGATCCTCAACCTGACCTGGGACTACCGTCTCCTCGGAGAGCAGGAGGAGCCGGACGCAGAGGAGATCCTTGCGGAGATAAACGGCTACACCCTCCCGGAGAGACGCCCGATCAGCGCCTACACGGAGCTTGCCGCCGACGGCAGCACCGCCTGCGGCTGCTGGATTTACTGCGGCTGCCGCAAGGACGGCGTGAACCAGCCCTCGAGGCGCAAACCGGCAAAGGAGCAGAGCTGGGTCGCACCGGAGTGGGGATGGGCGTGGCCGGCGAACCGGCGCATGCTGTACAACCGCGCCTCCGCCGACCCGGAGGGGCGCCCCTGGTCAGAGCGGAAGAGCTACATCTGGTGGGACGCCGAGAAGAAGGCCTGGACCGGGCACGACAACCCCGACATGATCCCGGACCGCCCCCCCGACTACCGCCCCCCGAAGGACGCGGAGGGGAAGGACACCCTCTCGGGTATCGATCCCTTCATCATGCAGGCGGAGGGAAAGGCCTGGATGTACGACCCCACCGGGCTTCTGGACGGCCCCCTTCCGACCCACTACGAGCCGGAAGAGTCGGTGGTGCAAAACGCCCTCTACGGCCAGCAGTGCAACCCGGCGCGCATCGAGTGGGTGCGACCGGAGAACCCGTACCACAAGGCGTACGACGACCCGCGCTACCCCTTCGTCGCCACCACCGCCCGCGTCACCGAGCATCACACCGTAGGGGGAATGTCGCGCTGGCTCCCGTGGCTTTGCGAGCTGCAGCCGGAGATGTTCGTGGAGATCTCTCCGGAGCTTGCCGAGCTGCGCGGGCTGAAAAACGGAGGTTGGGCGACGGTCCGCACGGTTCGCGGCGAGATCGAGGCGAGGGTCCTTGTCACGGCGCGCATGCAGCCCCTGACGGTGCAGGGCAGGGTCGTGCACCAGATCAACCTGCCGTACCACTGGAGCTACGTCGGACGCTCCACCGGCGACTCGGCAAACGAGCTCACAGCCTTTGTAGCGGACCCGAACGTATCCATCCAGGAGTCGAAGGCTTTCTCGGTCGATATCGTCGCGGGGCGGCACAGCGAGAAGCGCCGCGCCGCCACCTCGGGGCCGCTGTCGCGCCCGGCCGATATCGAGGAAGAGCCGCGCGACCTCCCGCCGGTGCAGAAAAAGCCGGTGGGGAGCCACGGTGTGCGGGTCGGGAAAGTCGAGCTTACGGAGGAGGCCTGATATGGCAGCGACAGGTTTTTTCACGGACACCACCGTGTGCATCGGGTGCAAGGCGTGCGAGGTGGCGTGCAAGCAGTGGAACCAGCTTCCCGCCGACGGCAACTTCTTCAGCGGGCGCTCCTACGACAACACCGTGCACCTGGAGGCGACGAGCTGGCGCCACGTCGCCTTCGTGGAGCGGGAGAAAAAGCTCTCAGGGCAGATCAGCGGCACGCGCCCCTTCTCCTGGCTTTTCATGTCCGACGTCTGCAAGCACTGCCGGCGCGCCGGGTGCCTGGAGGCGTGCCCCACCGGCGCGATCGTGCGCAACGAGTTCGAGAGCGTCTACGTGCAGCCGGATGTCTGCAACGGCTGCGGCTACTGCGTCGTCGCCTGCCCCTTCGGGGTCATCAACCGCAGGGACGACGACGGGCGGGCCTGGAAGTGCACCCTCTGCTACGACCGGCAAAAGGAGGGGATCGAGCCCGCCTGCGCGAAGGCGTGTCCCACCGACTCCATCCTTTTCGGGGAGGTGGAGAGTCTGAAGGAGCACGCCCGCAAGCGCCTGTCCGAGCTGCACGCGCGCGGGGTGACGGAGGCATATCTGTACGGGATGACCGCCGACGACCAGCCGGGGACGGAGGGGCTCAATGCCTTCTTCCTCCTGGTGGACCGCCCCGAGGTGTACAACCTTCCCCCCTCCCCCGGCGTCCCGACGAAGACGACGGGAATCTCCTGGGCCTCCATGGCCCTGGCAGCAGCAGGAATGACGGTCGCAGCCCTCGCTGCGGCGCGAGCCGGAGGTAAACGATGAACCTCCCGTGGAAACAGAAGGCAACGGTGGGAAGGGAACTCGACCCGAAGCTGGCGATCGTGACCGGCGAAGGGTCGCAGATCGCGGTGCGGCGTCCCGAACCTGCGTCCACACCGATTCCGGTATGGGAGGTGCTCCCGTCGGTAGATCGCCAGGGGCGCCCCGACTACTACGGGATTCCCCTGCTAAAGGAGCCGGTGTGGATCTGGTCGGTGCCGGTCTACTTCTGGGCGGGGGGTGTGGCGGGGGGAAGCGCAGTTCTCGGCGCGGCGCTGCACGGAAAAAGAAAGATGCGCAAGCTCGCCTCGGCCTGCCGCTGGCTCTCATTCCTCGGCACCACCGTCGGACCCGCGCTCCTCACCTGGGACCTTGGAAAAAAGACGCGCTTTTTGAACATGCTGCGGGTCTTTCGCCCGACTTCACCGATGAGCATCGGGTCGTGGGCATTGGCGGGCTCGGGGATGCTCTCCACCATCGCACTCCTGCAGGGGGATCGCCCCTCCGCGCGCCCGACAAACATGGCGCTCGCCGGAGGAGGGATCGTCCTTTCCGGGTACACAGGGGTGCTCTTGGGGAACACGGCAAACCCGCTCTGGTGGCAGACGCGCCGCACCCTTCCGATCCTCTTCACGGCGTCCGCGATGGCAAGCACCGCGGCGGTCCTCGAGATGCTGCCGCTGAAGAAGCGCGAAGAAAGGGTCGTGCAGGTATTCGGCACGATCGGAAAAGTCGGGGAAGCTGCCGGCATGATGGCGATGGAGAAGATCGCAGGGCGGGTGCCCGAAGTCGCCAACCCCTTCAGGGAAGGAAAGTGCGGTTTCCTGTGGCAGAGCGCCCGAGGACTCGTGGCCGCTGGAATAATTCTGAACCTCCTCCCCGGCAAATCCCCCTTCAAGAGGAGGCTCGGCGGAGCGCTCACCACCGTAGGCGCGCTCTGCCTCAGGTACGCCCTCCTGGAGTCGGGGAAGTGTTCCGCACGCGATCCGCAGGCGGTCTTCGAGGCGCAGCGGGCGCATCAGGATGCCGTCCCGATGCAGCAAAACGGTGGGGAGCTGCAAGGGGAGTACCCCCAGTTCATTTAGCGCCCACCGGGCCAAGTGAACACGCGAGCAAGGGGACAGGCACCTTTTAAGAGGATGCCTGTCCCCTGAAGGCGTCGCAGCAACGTCCCCCCTCCCTCGACGGGAGGGGGTCAAGGGGTGGGTGAAGCTGCCATATGGGGAACTGCCGGCACTTCACGCGGGCCCCTGAAGTGTTACCGATGTCACCGAACAGGTCCTAGCCGATGCTCCCCCGGCCACAAGCCAGCTTTCCCCTGCACTTCCGGCCCCTTTCCTTGCGGGCGCTCACCCTGTCTGGTATAAGCACACTTTAATCATGCAATCAGACCCGCGGGTTTCGCGCCTCATCACCTGCACTTTCCCGCGGCACCCCGCGCCTGGCGGAAGGGAGGGCACCGCAATGATCAGCATCGAAGACGCGCAGCGCACCGTGTTGGAGAGGATCAGCACCGTAGAGGGCGAAGAGGTGCCACTCCTGCAGGCTCTGAACAGGGTCACCACCGAAGACCATATCTCCCCCTGGGACATCCCTCCCGCAGACAACTCCGCCATGGACGGGTACGCCTTCTGCCGCGCCACCACAGCGGACCGGCTGCAGGTCACCGGGTTCCTCTCCGCCGGAGAGGTGCGCCTGACGCCGGTTCCCGCCGGGGAAGCGGTGAAGATAATGACCGGCGCCCCTGTGCCGCCGGGGTGCGACACGGTGGTCCCCGTCGAGGAGGTAGAAGTCGAGGGGACGAGCGTGAGAATCCTTTCCGACATAAAGGAAGGGAGGCACCTGCGCCGCCGCGGTGAGGACATCGCCGCAGGAGAGGTCGCTCTCGCGAAGGGAACGGTCCTGAGACCGCAGGAACTCAGTCTCCTCGCCGCGATGGGGAAGACCGCGGTGAGGGTACATCGTCGCGCCCGCGTCGCCATCATCTCCACCGGGGATGAGCTGGTGGAGCCGGGATGCGTGCCGACTCCCGGGAAGATCATCAACAGCAACAGCTACGCCCTCGCCGCCCAGGTCCTGGAGGCGGGAGGGGAGCCGATCCTCCTGGGGATCGCGCCGGACACGTTGCACGACACGGCCGAGAAGATCAGGGCGGGAACGTCTGCCGACTTTGTGGTGCTAAACGGCGGAGTATCGGTAGGTGACAAGGACTACGTGAAGGCTGCGATAGAGGAACTCGGCGGCTCCTTCGCGTTCTGGAAGGTCGACATGAAGCCGGGGAAACCTCTCGCCTTCGGAGAGGTGATGGGAAAGGCGGTGTTCGCCCTCCCCGGTAATCCGGTAGCGGCGGCCGTCTCCTTCGAGCTCTTCGTGCGCCCCGCGCTCCTCAGGTGCATGGGACACCGGCACATCTTCCGCCCGACGGTGAAGGCTTTTCTTCAGGAAGTGGTACATAACTCCGCGACCCGGCCGCACCTTATGCGCAGCATGGTGACCAGAGAGGAGGACCGCTACGTCGTCTCCACCACAGGAGTGCAGTGCTCGGCTAAGATCTCCTCCCTCACGAGGGGAAACGCGCTCATGACGCTCCCCCCCGAGTGCTCGCTCGCCACCGGCGCCGAGGTGGAGGTCATGCTCCTGGACAGCTCTTTTGGAAAAAGCCTGGTGGAGGCAGGGGTTGCATAGTCTGCCGGAAACGCGGCTGGAAATGGAAGCGGCTCCGCATAAAGTATGCGGAGCCGCTTCTTTATGGCGGCACCGACCGGTGCCGTTGGTCAGATCCTTCAGCCACCTCCCGGTGAACAACCGGGAGGGGTTACCTCAGCAAAGCCCGACACCTCCCTGC
The DNA window shown above is from Geomonas sp. RF6 and carries:
- a CDS encoding 4Fe-4S dicluster domain-containing protein — encoded protein: MAATGFFTDTTVCIGCKACEVACKQWNQLPADGNFFSGRSYDNTVHLEATSWRHVAFVEREKKLSGQISGTRPFSWLFMSDVCKHCRRAGCLEACPTGAIVRNEFESVYVQPDVCNGCGYCVVACPFGVINRRDDDGRAWKCTLCYDRQKEGIEPACAKACPTDSILFGEVESLKEHARKRLSELHARGVTEAYLYGMTADDQPGTEGLNAFFLLVDRPEVYNLPPSPGVPTKTTGISWASMALAAAGMTVAALAAARAGGKR
- the nrfD gene encoding NrfD/PsrC family molybdoenzyme membrane anchor subunit translates to MNLPWKQKATVGRELDPKLAIVTGEGSQIAVRRPEPASTPIPVWEVLPSVDRQGRPDYYGIPLLKEPVWIWSVPVYFWAGGVAGGSAVLGAALHGKRKMRKLASACRWLSFLGTTVGPALLTWDLGKKTRFLNMLRVFRPTSPMSIGSWALAGSGMLSTIALLQGDRPSARPTNMALAGGGIVLSGYTGVLLGNTANPLWWQTRRTLPILFTASAMASTAAVLEMLPLKKREERVVQVFGTIGKVGEAAGMMAMEKIAGRVPEVANPFREGKCGFLWQSARGLVAAGIILNLLPGKSPFKRRLGGALTTVGALCLRYALLESGKCSARDPQAVFEAQRAHQDAVPMQQNGGELQGEYPQFI
- a CDS encoding molybdopterin molybdotransferase MoeA; this translates as MISIEDAQRTVLERISTVEGEEVPLLQALNRVTTEDHISPWDIPPADNSAMDGYAFCRATTADRLQVTGFLSAGEVRLTPVPAGEAVKIMTGAPVPPGCDTVVPVEEVEVEGTSVRILSDIKEGRHLRRRGEDIAAGEVALAKGTVLRPQELSLLAAMGKTAVRVHRRARVAIISTGDELVEPGCVPTPGKIINSNSYALAAQVLEAGGEPILLGIAPDTLHDTAEKIRAGTSADFVVLNGGVSVGDKDYVKAAIEELGGSFAFWKVDMKPGKPLAFGEVMGKAVFALPGNPVAAAVSFELFVRPALLRCMGHRHIFRPTVKAFLQEVVHNSATRPHLMRSMVTREEDRYVVSTTGVQCSAKISSLTRGNALMTLPPECSLATGAEVEVMLLDSSFGKSLVEAGVA
- the fdh gene encoding formate dehydrogenase; translated protein: MKKKSSRSMWPALRQLFSADLAGLGESAMSGRSAALAPRIKDAEKAVGSVCPYCGVGCGQKVYVKDGKIMDIEGDYDSPISGGCLCPKGAAAMQLVTGTHRVDTVLYRPPHGRRWEKIPLERALDMVAQRVKKTRDENWEELHEQGHPLRRTLGIAHLGGATLDNEENYLIKKLFCSLGIIQVENQARIUHSSTVPGLGTSFGRGGATTFQQDLQNSDCIVIEGSNMAECHPVGFRWVMEAKRRGAKIIHIDPRFTRTSAVSDIYVPIRAGSDIAFLGGLINYIIENDLWFHEYVENYTNASAIVDPKYRDTDELDGLFSGWDEEKGQYDPESWQYRGVQLAPAAGHREMFSGEPRSERGASISAEEHDDTLQDPNCVFQIVKRHYSRYTPEMVERITGIPQDLFLTVAKTLCENSGRERTSAFCYAVGWTQHSVGVQYIRCASIVQLLLGNIGRPGGGIMALRGHSSIQGSTDIPTLYNMLPGYLPMPKASYDTELKKYIEYNESASGWWSDFGKYIVSLLKAWYGSAATAGNDWCYDYLPHISGDHSHMVTVSAMADGVVKGYFVMGQNPAVGSMNNALQRKGLRALEWLVVRDFAPTETAEFWRIGPEFDRGEVRSRDIATEVFFFPCAAHTEKDGSFTNTQRLLQWHHKAVEPPGDCRSDLHFIYHLGKRLKELYAGSTEKKDRPILNLTWDYRLLGEQEEPDAEEILAEINGYTLPERRPISAYTELAADGSTACGCWIYCGCRKDGVNQPSRRKPAKEQSWVAPEWGWAWPANRRMLYNRASADPEGRPWSERKSYIWWDAEKKAWTGHDNPDMIPDRPPDYRPPKDAEGKDTLSGIDPFIMQAEGKAWMYDPTGLLDGPLPTHYEPEESVVQNALYGQQCNPARIEWVRPENPYHKAYDDPRYPFVATTARVTEHHTVGGMSRWLPWLCELQPEMFVEISPELAELRGLKNGGWATVRTVRGEIEARVLVTARMQPLTVQGRVVHQINLPYHWSYVGRSTGDSANELTAFVADPNVSIQESKAFSVDIVAGRHSEKRRAATSGPLSRPADIEEEPRDLPPVQKKPVGSHGVRVGKVELTEEA